The following are encoded together in the bacterium genome:
- a CDS encoding outer membrane beta-barrel protein, whose amino-acid sequence MVGLIARAALCLALALVRPALAQDAPTEAPAAGTGTVSGTIIDRSSGEPLIEAGVEVLGTKAKLVTDLDGKFSVKLPAGTYQLRVYAPLYQGVRLENIHVKPGATTRADAALAPAAAAGTEVVEVVAQAAKAAEATQLIKRQKAATVQDNISAEMIKKSPDSDASEVVQRAPAVTVKDNKFIVVRGLGERYSTAQLNGSRLPSTDPQKRVVPLDLFPAEFLDALSIVKSYTPDLPGDFSGGLVEIDLREFPEELEFNLGFGTGVNTSTTFKRFRTYEGGKLDYLGFGRSFRDIPNTIGDQLLPAGLGLGEQKLYGGSFRNIWDVDSMTAPPNAGMNFSVGNSWGPFGFELAGTYGTEYKTRRRVIDRLFVNAAAPDATPEIRLEDDFVYDSSTFETTLGGIMTSAYKLNDNNKFTLRTLINRNSYDNVLEGSGESTQFGPTVTVLNTRLRYTEEELDYGQLGGEHRLAPWLEMNWRTALARTTQYIPDSRSYSYAQQLGLPPTYLNDPTSGLRLFSELAEYMTDTQVDFRIPFTTGLPRTDVWSGLPASFKFGPAYTYRDRTYALRRFLFRAGAPENLTLPPEQLFDPDEIGRGLVFSELTEARDSFGATQEIIGGYGMFDLPIVRDQLRLIAGVRVEYSLIRLNTASDINGQPTVITKKNLDPLPGINLVYSPRFDMNVRAGYSQTVARPEFRELSPVLFPEPRGLRQFQGNPGLVQTNITNYELRWEWFFTPTELLSAGFFYKQLEQPIEATAITVGSGVVDSFANVDSANLWGFEFESRKDFGFLTSWLQPLSLTVNVAYINSTVTQATGEFEVQTAANRALQGQSPFVVNAALDYSPSWMTARLFYNTAGNRILNVGAFGLPDLVELRRDQLDAVFVFPLNDIVGAPINAKFGIENILNDRYEIVQGSALQSRWLNGTKFSLGVSYSY is encoded by the coding sequence ATGGTGGGATTGATCGCGCGGGCGGCGCTGTGCCTCGCACTGGCACTCGTGCGCCCTGCGCTGGCGCAGGACGCGCCGACTGAAGCACCGGCGGCCGGCACGGGCACGGTCTCCGGCACGATCATCGACAGATCGTCGGGTGAGCCGCTGATCGAGGCGGGCGTCGAGGTCTTGGGCACCAAGGCGAAGCTCGTGACCGACCTCGATGGGAAGTTCTCGGTGAAACTCCCTGCGGGAACGTACCAGCTACGCGTCTACGCGCCGCTGTATCAGGGCGTCCGCCTGGAGAACATCCACGTGAAGCCCGGCGCCACCACGCGTGCAGACGCCGCCCTCGCGCCGGCGGCGGCCGCCGGCACCGAAGTGGTCGAGGTGGTGGCGCAGGCCGCGAAGGCGGCGGAGGCCACGCAGCTCATCAAGCGCCAGAAGGCCGCCACGGTGCAGGACAACATCAGCGCGGAGATGATCAAGAAGTCGCCGGACTCCGACGCCTCCGAAGTCGTGCAGCGTGCGCCGGCCGTCACCGTGAAGGACAACAAGTTCATCGTCGTGCGTGGGCTCGGCGAGCGCTACAGCACGGCGCAGCTGAACGGCAGCCGCCTGCCCAGCACCGATCCGCAGAAGCGTGTCGTGCCGCTCGACCTCTTCCCCGCCGAGTTCCTCGACGCGCTGTCGATCGTCAAGTCCTATACGCCCGACCTCCCGGGCGATTTCTCCGGCGGTCTGGTGGAGATCGACCTTCGTGAGTTCCCGGAGGAGCTCGAGTTCAACCTCGGATTCGGCACCGGCGTGAACACGTCGACGACCTTCAAGCGCTTCCGCACCTACGAGGGCGGCAAGCTCGACTACCTCGGCTTCGGACGCAGCTTCCGCGACATCCCGAACACGATCGGCGATCAGCTGCTTCCGGCCGGCCTGGGCCTCGGCGAGCAGAAGCTCTACGGCGGCTCGTTCCGCAACATCTGGGACGTGGACTCGATGACCGCGCCCCCGAACGCGGGCATGAACTTCTCGGTCGGCAACAGCTGGGGACCGTTCGGCTTCGAGCTCGCCGGCACCTACGGCACCGAGTACAAGACGCGACGCCGCGTCATCGACCGGCTCTTCGTCAACGCCGCCGCGCCGGATGCGACGCCCGAGATCCGTCTCGAAGACGATTTCGTCTACGACTCGAGCACCTTCGAGACGACGCTCGGCGGCATCATGACGTCGGCGTACAAGCTCAACGACAACAACAAGTTCACCCTCCGCACGCTGATCAACCGCAACTCGTACGACAACGTGCTCGAGGGCAGCGGCGAGTCGACGCAGTTCGGGCCGACCGTCACGGTGCTCAACACCCGCCTGCGCTACACCGAGGAAGAGCTCGACTACGGGCAGCTCGGCGGCGAGCACAGGCTGGCGCCGTGGCTGGAGATGAACTGGCGGACCGCACTCGCCCGCACCACGCAGTACATCCCCGACAGCCGCTCCTACAGCTACGCGCAGCAGCTCGGCCTGCCGCCGACCTACCTAAACGATCCGACCAGCGGCCTGCGGCTGTTCTCGGAGCTGGCCGAGTACATGACCGACACCCAGGTCGACTTCCGCATCCCGTTCACGACCGGTCTGCCCCGCACCGACGTGTGGAGCGGCCTGCCGGCGTCGTTCAAGTTCGGCCCCGCCTACACGTATCGCGATCGCACCTACGCGCTGCGCCGCTTCCTGTTCCGCGCCGGCGCGCCCGAGAATCTGACGTTGCCGCCGGAGCAGCTCTTCGATCCGGACGAGATCGGGCGCGGACTCGTGTTCAGCGAGCTGACCGAGGCCCGCGACAGCTTCGGCGCGACCCAGGAGATCATCGGCGGCTACGGCATGTTCGACCTGCCCATCGTGCGTGACCAGCTACGACTGATCGCGGGCGTGCGCGTGGAGTATTCGCTGATCCGCCTGAACACGGCGTCCGACATCAACGGCCAGCCCACCGTCATCACGAAGAAGAACCTCGACCCGCTGCCGGGCATCAACCTCGTCTACAGCCCGCGCTTCGACATGAACGTGCGCGCCGGGTACAGCCAGACCGTCGCGCGGCCCGAGTTCCGGGAGCTGAGCCCCGTCCTCTTCCCCGAGCCGCGCGGCCTGCGGCAGTTCCAGGGTAACCCGGGCCTCGTCCAGACCAACATCACGAACTACGAGCTGCGTTGGGAGTGGTTCTTCACCCCCACGGAGCTGCTCTCCGCCGGCTTCTTCTACAAGCAGCTCGAGCAGCCGATCGAGGCCACGGCGATCACCGTCGGATCCGGCGTCGTCGACTCGTTCGCCAACGTCGACTCCGCCAACCTATGGGGCTTCGAGTTCGAGTCCCGCAAGGACTTCGGTTTCCTTACCTCGTGGCTCCAGCCGCTCAGCCTCACGGTGAACGTGGCCTACATCAACTCGACCGTGACGCAGGCCACCGGCGAGTTCGAGGTGCAGACCGCCGCCAACCGCGCGCTCCAGGGCCAGTCGCCGTTCGTCGTGAACGCCGCCCTCGACTACAGCCCGAGCTGGATGACGGCCCGGCTCTTCTACAACACCGCCGGCAACCGCATCCTGAACGTCGGCGCCTTCGGCCTGCCGGACCTCGTCGAGCTGCGGCGCGACCAGCTCGACGCGGTGTTCGTCTTCCCGCTGAACGACATCGTGGGCGCGCCGATCAACGCCAAGTTCGGCATCGAGAACATCCTCAACGATCGCTACGAGATCGTGCAGGGCTCGGCGTTGCAGTCGCGGTGGCTGAACGGGACGAAGTTCTCCCTCGGCGTCAGCTACTCCTACTGA
- a CDS encoding biopolymer transporter ExbD, protein MSWWRRKKRHGAEVAPDMNVTPLVDVVLVLLIIFMVVMPQMDKDVKVELPGIFNPDPDVEGNLDPFKVSVPKWGEFHFNGEEYDLDGLMAVLGSERANDPSRRLVLRGDATLKYGDVRLFMARAQQMGFPGVNFMVGEKHKAGTRPNAGYGDQPTAPPAAEGSAAAPPAGTEG, encoded by the coding sequence GTGAGCTGGTGGCGTAGGAAGAAGCGTCACGGCGCCGAGGTGGCGCCGGACATGAACGTCACGCCGCTCGTCGACGTCGTCCTCGTCCTCCTCATCATCTTCATGGTCGTGATGCCGCAGATGGACAAGGACGTGAAGGTCGAGCTGCCGGGCATCTTCAATCCGGATCCGGACGTCGAAGGGAACCTCGATCCGTTCAAGGTCAGCGTCCCGAAGTGGGGCGAGTTCCACTTCAACGGCGAAGAGTACGACCTCGACGGGCTGATGGCCGTCCTCGGCTCCGAGCGCGCCAACGATCCGTCGCGCCGGCTCGTGCTGCGCGGTGACGCCACCCTCAAGTACGGCGACGTCCGCCTCTTCATGGCTCGCGCGCAGCAGATGGGCTTCCCGGGCGTGAACTTCATGGTCGGCGAGAAGCACAAGGCCGGCACGCGCCCGAACGCGGGCTACGGCGACCAGCCGACCGCGCCGCCCGCGGCGGAAGGCTCGGCGGCGGCGCCGCCGGCCGGCACGGAGGGCTGA
- a CDS encoding energy transducer TonB: protein MQDDTFSAFSGYGGSEQEQRNWLRSFAASSVVYVAVGVLIAVLSTKTIIEQQKPVELKFVEKVVKEPPPPAAPPAPVAAPPPAAAAPIVRPDQKIRRLDKPPPRKELTAPKEMPKTPPKEADPSQDKGIAVYGDATKGDPAGLEGGQQGGIAGGTVGGAIALPEDAVPPMPDGGNVKPAYPQEARSTGKQGTVILKVTILADGSVSKVEVLRGDEPFVSSAIAAVKTWKYKPALHKGQPITVYRIIQIPFKLTA, encoded by the coding sequence ATGCAGGATGACACTTTCTCCGCGTTCAGCGGGTACGGCGGATCAGAGCAGGAGCAGCGGAACTGGCTGCGCTCGTTCGCGGCTTCCTCGGTCGTCTACGTCGCCGTCGGCGTCCTCATCGCGGTCCTCTCGACGAAGACGATCATCGAGCAGCAGAAGCCCGTCGAGCTCAAGTTCGTCGAGAAGGTGGTGAAGGAGCCGCCGCCGCCGGCCGCTCCTCCCGCACCGGTCGCGGCTCCACCGCCGGCGGCCGCCGCTCCGATCGTCCGCCCCGACCAGAAGATCCGTCGCCTCGACAAGCCGCCGCCGCGCAAGGAGCTGACGGCGCCGAAGGAGATGCCGAAGACGCCCCCCAAGGAGGCGGATCCCAGCCAGGACAAGGGCATCGCCGTCTACGGGGACGCGACCAAGGGGGATCCCGCGGGGCTCGAGGGCGGCCAGCAGGGCGGCATCGCAGGCGGCACCGTGGGCGGCGCCATCGCCCTGCCCGAGGACGCCGTGCCGCCGATGCCCGACGGCGGTAACGTGAAGCCGGCGTATCCGCAGGAAGCGCGCTCCACGGGCAAGCAGGGGACGGTCATCCTCAAGGTGACGATCCTCGCCGACGGCTCGGTTTCGAAGGTCGAGGTCCTACGCGGCGACGAGCCCTTCGTGAGCTCCGCCATCGCCGCGGTGAAGACCTGGAAGTACAAGCCCGCACTGCACAAGGGACAGCCGATCACCGTGTACCGGATCATCCAGATTCCCTTCAAATTGACCGCCTGA
- the glk gene encoding glucokinase yields MILAGDIGGTNTRLALFGDPAGEPENLQTFSSRAHAGLGEIVAAYCAGLAHPPGAACFGVAGPVRDGVGRVTNLPWTVDAAALATQLGTRAWVINDLEANAHGVAVMPPTSLVELHAGRPEASGNRAIIAAGTGLGEAGLYWDGVTHQPFACEGGHASFAPGSPLEDELLVWLRAKYAGHVSWERVVSGMGIVNLHDFLRQRAGQPDPEFIAAVRRSGGDPGAAISNAGLAGTDPICVETLDWLVALYGAEAGNLALKLMATAGLYVGGGIAPRILDKLRDGRFAEAFLAKGRMRATVMEAIPVRVILDDHAALRGSARCAALRLGGS; encoded by the coding sequence GTGATCCTCGCCGGCGACATCGGAGGCACCAACACCCGGCTCGCGCTGTTCGGCGATCCCGCGGGCGAGCCGGAGAATCTCCAGACCTTCTCCAGCCGGGCCCACGCCGGCCTCGGTGAGATCGTCGCCGCCTACTGCGCCGGCCTCGCGCATCCCCCCGGCGCCGCCTGCTTCGGGGTCGCGGGCCCGGTGCGCGACGGCGTGGGCCGGGTGACGAACCTGCCGTGGACGGTCGACGCCGCCGCGCTGGCGACGCAGCTCGGCACACGCGCCTGGGTGATCAACGACCTCGAGGCCAACGCGCACGGCGTGGCCGTGATGCCGCCCACCTCCCTCGTCGAGCTCCATGCGGGACGGCCCGAGGCGTCGGGCAATCGCGCCATCATCGCCGCCGGCACCGGGCTCGGCGAAGCCGGCTTGTACTGGGACGGCGTCACCCATCAGCCGTTCGCCTGCGAGGGAGGCCATGCGAGCTTCGCACCCGGGTCGCCGCTCGAGGACGAGCTGCTCGTCTGGCTGCGCGCGAAATACGCCGGGCACGTGAGCTGGGAGCGGGTCGTGTCGGGCATGGGCATCGTCAACCTGCACGACTTCCTGCGCCAGCGCGCCGGCCAGCCCGACCCCGAGTTCATCGCGGCCGTCCGCCGCAGCGGGGGCGATCCCGGCGCGGCGATCTCGAACGCCGGGCTCGCCGGCACCGACCCGATCTGCGTCGAGACGCTGGACTGGCTCGTGGCCCTCTACGGCGCCGAGGCCGGCAACCTGGCGCTGAAGCTCATGGCGACGGCCGGGCTCTACGTCGGCGGGGGCATCGCGCCGCGCATCCTCGACAAGCTGCGCGACGGGCGCTTCGCCGAGGCCTTCCTCGCCAAGGGCCGCATGCGCGCGACGGTGATGGAGGCCATCCCGGTGCGCGTCATCCTCGACGACCACGCGGCGCTGCGCGGCTCGGCGCGCTGCGCCGCGCTGCGGCTCGGCGGCAGCTGA
- a CDS encoding MotA/TolQ/ExbB proton channel family protein: MMGFDFSEMWAHMGWPALIVAAVLLVMGMASLTVFIERIITLRRSRAASKKFAAESGSHLRAEMVDQVIAEASEYEHGHLPRLVRTGLATYKHARETLDVSALSPAERTRRHMERYLEDTGADLRRGLSVLASVGSVAPFVGLLGTVLGIISAFQGIASSGSGGLSSVSAGISEALIETALGLAVAIPAVLAFNYLSTQISRDEMILNSAAGELLDSIEGWAEAEAHRQGTQRELVA; the protein is encoded by the coding sequence ATCATGGGTTTCGATTTCTCGGAGATGTGGGCGCACATGGGATGGCCGGCGCTCATCGTCGCCGCCGTCCTCCTCGTCATGGGCATGGCGTCGCTCACCGTCTTCATCGAGCGGATCATCACGCTGCGCCGCTCGCGTGCCGCCTCGAAGAAGTTCGCGGCCGAGAGCGGGAGCCACCTCCGCGCGGAAATGGTCGATCAGGTGATCGCCGAAGCGTCGGAGTACGAGCACGGCCACCTGCCCCGCCTCGTCCGCACCGGGCTCGCGACCTACAAGCACGCGCGCGAAACGCTGGACGTGTCGGCGCTGTCGCCGGCCGAGCGTACCCGCCGTCACATGGAGCGCTACCTCGAGGACACCGGCGCCGATCTGCGGCGCGGCCTCTCGGTCCTCGCCTCCGTCGGCTCCGTTGCGCCGTTCGTCGGTCTGCTCGGCACCGTGCTGGGCATCATCTCGGCCTTCCAGGGCATCGCGTCGAGCGGCTCCGGCGGCCTGTCGTCGGTGTCGGCCGGCATCTCCGAGGCGCTGATCGAGACCGCGCTCGGCCTCGCCGTCGCCATTCCGGCGGTGCTCGCGTTCAACTACCTCTCGACGCAGATCTCGCGCGACGAAATGATCCTCAACTCCGCAGCGGGCGAGCTCCTCGACTCGATCGAGGGCTGGGCCGAGGCCGAGGCGCACCGCCAAGGGACGCAGCGTGAGCTGGTGGCGTAG
- a CDS encoding CoA transferase: protein MTTTPHGGLLDGFTILEFGGGAAGPVATRYFADHGATVIRVESRQRPDFLRILKLTPDTKGGLDGGEHFAVLNANKRSVALNLGKPEAVAIARRLALVVDAIAENFAPGAMAKWGLDYASLVRERSDLVMISTCLNGQTGPQRFYPGFGGQGSALSGFNHLTGWPDREPLGPYGTITDSLSPRFAALLLAGALLHRGRTGRGQHIDLSQVEGGITCLSEAIATFTANGEVLGRMGNRSRHAAPHGVFRCADEDGRERWIAIAVHDDLAWARLVDALGSPGWATPPELATAAGRLAAVDGLEAALAEWTRPQAARPLAERLQAAGVDAAPVLDLRDVHDDPQIAHRGHFGTVRHPVLGDHPAETHAIRFSAMAPALRTPAPRLGEHTDAVLRDLLGLPDHEITSLREAGVLE from the coding sequence GTGACGACGACACCGCACGGCGGCCTCCTCGACGGCTTCACGATCCTCGAGTTCGGCGGCGGCGCCGCCGGCCCGGTCGCAACGCGCTACTTCGCCGACCACGGCGCGACGGTGATCCGCGTCGAGTCGCGCCAGCGCCCCGACTTCCTGCGCATCCTGAAGCTCACGCCCGACACCAAGGGCGGCCTCGACGGCGGCGAGCACTTCGCCGTCCTGAACGCCAACAAGCGCTCGGTGGCGCTGAACCTCGGCAAGCCCGAGGCGGTGGCGATCGCGCGGCGTCTCGCGCTCGTCGTCGACGCGATCGCCGAGAACTTCGCGCCCGGCGCCATGGCGAAGTGGGGCCTCGACTACGCCTCGCTCGTGCGCGAGCGGTCCGACCTGGTCATGATCAGCACCTGCCTCAACGGGCAGACCGGGCCGCAGCGCTTCTACCCCGGCTTCGGCGGCCAGGGCTCGGCGCTGTCGGGGTTCAACCACCTCACCGGCTGGCCCGACCGCGAGCCGCTCGGCCCCTACGGCACGATCACCGACTCGCTCTCGCCGCGTTTCGCCGCGCTGCTGCTCGCGGGCGCCCTCCTCCACCGCGGCCGCACCGGCCGCGGCCAGCACATCGACCTCTCGCAGGTCGAGGGCGGCATCACCTGCCTCTCCGAAGCCATCGCCACCTTCACCGCCAACGGCGAAGTGCTCGGACGCATGGGGAACCGCTCGCGCCACGCCGCCCCGCACGGCGTCTTCCGCTGCGCCGACGAGGACGGCCGCGAGCGCTGGATCGCGATCGCGGTGCACGACGACCTGGCCTGGGCCCGGCTCGTCGACGCGCTCGGCTCGCCCGGCTGGGCAACGCCTCCCGAGCTGGCGACGGCGGCAGGGCGCCTCGCGGCCGTCGACGGGCTCGAGGCGGCGCTGGCGGAGTGGACGCGCCCGCAAGCCGCGCGCCCGCTCGCGGAGCGGCTCCAGGCCGCCGGCGTCGACGCCGCCCCCGTCCTCGACCTCCGCGACGTGCACGACGACCCGCAGATCGCGCATCGCGGGCACTTCGGCACCGTCCGCCACCCGGTGCTCGGCGACCATCCCGCCGAGACGCACGCCATCCGCTTCTCGGCGATGGCACCCGCACTGCGCACGCCGGCCCCCCGCCTGGGCGAGCACACCGACGCCGTCCTGCGCGATCTGCTCGGGCTGCCCGACCACGAGATCACGAGCCTGCGCGAGGCCGGCGTTCTCGAATGA
- a CDS encoding biopolymer transporter ExbD yields the protein MAMTIGSGGPSKTPTPAMNVTPLVDVVLVLLIIFMVITPLLTKNFWIHLPKQEKEEIEKQDLPDDPDPPLVLKILPESKIQVNGVDVGYEELPERLKRMFAARDDHILFFDAADDAEYGFAVRVLDQAREGGAVTIAPLTVALSENAALGTPADAGAPPATAAP from the coding sequence ATGGCGATGACCATCGGGAGCGGCGGGCCGAGCAAGACGCCGACGCCCGCCATGAACGTGACGCCGCTGGTCGACGTCGTCCTCGTGCTGCTCATCATCTTCATGGTGATCACGCCGCTGCTCACGAAGAACTTCTGGATCCATCTCCCGAAGCAGGAGAAGGAAGAGATCGAGAAGCAGGACCTGCCCGACGATCCCGACCCGCCGCTCGTCCTCAAGATCCTTCCCGAGAGCAAGATCCAGGTGAACGGCGTCGACGTGGGCTACGAGGAGCTGCCCGAGCGCCTGAAGCGCATGTTCGCCGCCCGCGATGACCACATCCTCTTCTTCGACGCCGCCGACGACGCGGAGTACGGCTTCGCGGTCCGCGTCCTCGACCAGGCCCGCGAAGGCGGCGCCGTGACGATCGCGCCGCTCACCGTCGCGCTCAGCGAGAACGCCGCACTCGGAACGCCCGCCGATGCCGGCGCCCCGCCGGCGACCGCCGCCCCCTGA
- a CDS encoding CoA transferase — MRGSLHGLRVLDLTGEPGFLTGMLLGEMGADVVKVEPPAGDPARHRGPYWGEVADVERSLVWLAMNGSKRGLTLDLDAAAGGDLFLRLAERADVVLETEAPGRLAARGLGWDVLHARNPRLVLASLTPWGQTGPYAGWRGSDLTVIAMSGNLHCTGDPDRAPLRCSLPVSHFHGSIEAAVGVAFALLARERTGEGQHVDVAMQEAMVMPNMATASMSMMTGNRGARAGAFFRQTKSVQREIWPCADGYVSFALRGGPARVPGLVAMTKYMSEHGMASEKLRATDWKAYNHNLLSQDEVDALSAEFGAFFRTKTMTELFQAACERNLMLAPANTSREIVASEQLAARRFFVDLEHPGRGVLRLPGAFAQITSDDADATTVAVRGPAPRLGEHTAAVLGEIGVDAAVLARLRAEGVL, encoded by the coding sequence ATGCGCGGCTCCCTGCACGGCCTTCGCGTCCTCGACCTCACCGGCGAGCCCGGCTTCCTCACCGGGATGCTGCTCGGCGAGATGGGCGCAGACGTCGTGAAGGTCGAGCCGCCCGCCGGCGATCCCGCGCGACACCGCGGGCCGTACTGGGGCGAGGTCGCCGACGTCGAGCGCTCGCTCGTGTGGCTCGCGATGAACGGCTCGAAGCGCGGCCTGACGCTCGATCTCGACGCGGCGGCGGGCGGCGACCTCTTCCTGCGCCTCGCCGAACGGGCCGACGTCGTGCTCGAGACCGAGGCCCCGGGCCGCCTCGCCGCGCGCGGCCTCGGGTGGGATGTCCTCCACGCACGCAACCCGCGCCTCGTCCTCGCCTCGCTGACGCCGTGGGGCCAGACCGGACCCTACGCCGGCTGGCGCGGCTCCGACCTCACCGTCATCGCGATGAGCGGCAACCTCCACTGCACCGGTGATCCCGACCGCGCGCCGCTGCGCTGCTCGCTGCCCGTGTCGCACTTCCACGGCAGCATCGAAGCCGCCGTCGGCGTCGCGTTCGCGCTGCTCGCGCGCGAGCGCACCGGCGAGGGGCAGCACGTCGACGTCGCGATGCAGGAGGCGATGGTCATGCCGAACATGGCCACGGCGTCGATGTCGATGATGACGGGTAATCGCGGCGCCCGCGCGGGCGCGTTCTTTCGCCAGACGAAGAGCGTGCAGCGCGAGATCTGGCCGTGCGCCGACGGCTACGTGTCGTTCGCGCTGCGCGGCGGGCCGGCGCGCGTGCCGGGCCTCGTCGCCATGACGAAGTACATGAGCGAGCACGGCATGGCTTCCGAGAAGCTGCGCGCGACGGACTGGAAGGCATACAACCACAACCTCCTGTCGCAGGACGAGGTCGACGCGCTGTCCGCCGAATTCGGCGCCTTCTTCCGCACGAAGACCATGACCGAGCTGTTCCAGGCCGCGTGCGAGCGCAACCTCATGCTCGCGCCCGCGAACACCTCGCGCGAGATCGTCGCGTCGGAGCAGCTCGCGGCGCGACGCTTCTTCGTCGACCTCGAGCATCCGGGCCGCGGCGTGCTGCGTCTGCCCGGCGCCTTCGCGCAGATCACCTCGGACGATGCCGACGCCACGACCGTCGCGGTGCGCGGGCCGGCGCCGCGCCTCGGCGAGCACACGGCGGCGGTGCTCGGCGAGATCGGCGTCGATGCGGCGGTGCTGGCGCGCCTGCGCGCGGAGGGCGTCCTGTGA
- a CDS encoding ABC-F family ATP-binding cassette domain-containing protein translates to MLSLAGVSKRYGPQVVLDEVVWSIPDGARVGLAGPNGAGKSTLLKMIAGRLEPDAGTIAMPRGARVGYLPQHILGLGGTSVLDHALEAFADLHELERRREDLEHQLATVDPSADDYQAIMDRYMAVCEEWDLRGRYDLESETETVLRGLGFQDGDMDKDVGALSGGWQMRVALAQVLLRRPDVLLLDEPTNYLDLEARNWLEEFLASYPGTVVLVAHDRYFLDVAVDRIAEVLHGKVTDYAMNYSRYLEERETRLELARAAYENQKEEIERIESFISRFRYQASKAALVQSRIKQLERIDRLPPPDGHAERVLRIKLPEAPRGGRITLTLHGAKKQYGEREVYGGIDVAIERGLKVALVGPNGAGKTTLLKLLAGVLALDGGTRELGHNVRLGYFAQDHAESLNGDRTVLNEMLSVSDVETAPQVRGLLGAFLFSGDAVDKRVGVLSGGERSRLALAKLLLEPSNCLLLDEPTNHLDLAAKEVLLDALLSYGGTVVIVAHDRYILDRLPTQIIEVGHGQAVRWHGNYEDYLRQKAAAEAAAVARAAAPAAKGGKPAAAAGRSKR, encoded by the coding sequence CAAGTCGACGCTGCTCAAGATGATCGCCGGCCGGCTCGAGCCCGACGCCGGCACCATCGCGATGCCGCGCGGCGCCCGTGTCGGCTACCTGCCGCAGCACATCCTCGGCCTCGGCGGCACGAGCGTCCTCGACCATGCGCTCGAGGCGTTCGCCGACCTGCACGAGCTCGAGCGCCGGCGCGAGGATCTGGAGCATCAGCTCGCGACCGTCGATCCGTCGGCCGACGACTACCAGGCGATCATGGACCGCTACATGGCCGTCTGCGAGGAGTGGGATCTGCGCGGCCGCTACGACCTCGAGTCGGAGACCGAGACGGTGCTGCGCGGGCTCGGCTTCCAGGACGGCGACATGGACAAGGACGTCGGCGCGCTGTCGGGCGGCTGGCAGATGCGCGTCGCGCTGGCCCAGGTGCTGCTGCGGCGGCCCGACGTGCTCCTGCTCGACGAGCCGACGAACTACCTCGACCTCGAGGCGCGCAACTGGCTCGAGGAGTTCCTCGCGAGCTACCCGGGCACCGTCGTCCTCGTCGCGCACGACCGCTACTTCCTCGACGTCGCCGTCGACCGCATCGCCGAGGTGCTGCACGGCAAGGTCACCGACTACGCGATGAACTACAGCCGCTACCTCGAGGAGCGCGAGACGCGGCTCGAGCTGGCGCGGGCGGCGTACGAGAACCAGAAGGAGGAGATCGAGCGCATCGAGTCGTTCATCTCGCGCTTCCGCTACCAGGCGTCGAAGGCGGCGCTGGTGCAGAGCCGCATCAAGCAGCTCGAGAGGATCGACCGCCTGCCGCCGCCCGACGGCCACGCCGAGCGCGTCCTGCGCATCAAGCTGCCCGAGGCGCCGCGCGGCGGCCGCATCACGCTGACGTTGCACGGGGCGAAGAAGCAGTACGGCGAGCGCGAGGTATACGGCGGCATCGACGTCGCGATCGAGCGCGGGCTGAAGGTCGCGCTCGTCGGGCCCAACGGTGCCGGCAAGACGACGCTGCTGAAGCTCCTCGCCGGCGTCCTCGCCCTCGACGGCGGCACGCGCGAGCTCGGGCACAACGTGCGTCTCGGCTACTTCGCGCAGGACCACGCCGAGTCGCTGAACGGCGACCGCACGGTGCTGAACGAGATGCTGAGCGTATCCGACGTCGAGACCGCGCCGCAGGTGCGCGGTCTTCTCGGCGCCTTCCTCTTCTCCGGCGACGCGGTCGACAAGCGCGTCGGCGTGCTCTCCGGCGGCGAGCGCAGCCGGCTCGCGCTCGCGAAGCTGCTGCTCGAGCCGTCGAACTGCCTGCTGCTCGACGAGCCGACGAACCACCTCGATCTCGCCGCGAAGGAGGTGCTGCTCGACGCGCTGCTGTCGTACGGCGGCACCGTGGTGATCGTCGCGCACGATCGCTACATCCTCGATCGCCTGCCGACGCAGATCATCGAGGTCGGCCACGGCCAGGCCGTGCGCTGGCACGGCAACTACGAGGACTACCTGCGGCAGAAGGCGGCGGCCGAGGCGGCCGCCGTCGCGCGCGCGGCGGCCCCGGCGGCGAAGGGCGGCAAGCCGGCCGCCGCGGCGGGCAGGAGCAAGCGCTGA